ctctctgtgtttggaGTAATAGGTTTTCAGATTGATCTCCTCGAAGAGCTCAGCCTGTTTTTCTCACTCCCTTCACTCTTTGAATTCAAAGCTTCTTGGTTCTGTCATTTTTCTTagcctttttagtttttttccatGTAAATTGGGGTGGCCCTTGAAGGCAGATGATGAATACTGACTTACAAgaaggagggagagccaggcagtggtggcacacacctttaatcccagcattcaggaggcagaggcaggtggatctctgtgagttcgaggccagcctgggctacaaagtgagatccaggacaggcagaactacacagagaaaccctgtctcgagaaaccaaaaaacaaaacaaaacaaaaaaccaaccaaccaaccaaccaaccaaacaaaccaacaaacagaaaaaggagaatCCTGTGAAGTTAAGCACTTTGACACCCATAGACTGGTATAATATTGTTTGgtgctaatattttatttaatttcaaagtGACAAAGGATCTATGGAACATTAggcaatatatttttataaataatatcacTCATTTTTGATGTTTTACCTATTTTTCTGGGTCAATTATCTATAGATGGGTCAAATCATTTTCTGGACTGTAAATTTCTGCTATTTCCttatctgtttttgctttttcagtgTAGGTAACATCATAGGTAAGATCCTAGACTTTGGGGTCACTGTGCTGGGTATCCCTGCCTGTAAGTGAGCTTGAACATGTGACCTTCCTTTCTCATCAAAAAGGAAGATAATGAAGGTTTCCTTTGTaggatggagagaggaatatatCAGATCATCTATTGGCCTGGCATAATAATGAAATACttgttcatatttattattttaaaaatgatctcaATTGCTATACTTTTCATAAACGTGGTGAACTGTTGATGGAACAATAACTAtttaagctctgtgtgtgtgtgtgtgtgtgtgtgtgtgtgtgtgtgtgagagagagagagagagagagagagagagagagagagagagagaagagaaagtgtaCCATATGAGTGTGTGACGGTGTCCTCAAAGGCTAGAAGAAAGTTGTGAGAtgtcagatgtgggtgctgggagttgaatctgggtcccctggaagagagcagcaagcactctgagCCACTGAGCGGTCTCTCCACCCCCTTCCACCTTCCTACCTTTTGAGGTAGCGTTTTTTTCATTGAACATAGGACTCAGACTGGTTGGCTGGTGAGCCTCCAAGATCCTCTGTCACCCAAGGGGCTGGAGCTCTGAGCTCAGGGCTTCATGTTCGTGCAATAAGCATAGCACCCCCAGGCCTGTATCCCCAACCCCATTTAAAGAAAGCACGCACAATCTTCTTTCTTAGCTTGCCTCTTTGACTTTATACATGGTTTTTGTGTAGTTGGAATGTAGGGCGCATGGGCTGGGGAACATTTGTGAAGATGAGAGTTATCTGCACCCGGTCACGTTTGCTCTTGCTTGGTAGTGGGACCAGGTGAGGTTTGGGTGGGAGAGGTTGGGGTATCCATCATATTTTGCTGAAAGAAATTTACTTGGGAAGGAGGTAAACACAGAATAAGCAGGAGAAAAATGTTTTCTCCCCTGAGCAGAGGTGCTAGTGTGGCCTTCAAGATGGCTgctggagatttaaaaaaaaaagtgggggggaggggcatttGTCACTGAATGTAACGGtcagggaaggcaggaagaagcGTGATTGTTAAGGACATGGATGTGGAAGGACATGAGAGTGAACTCAGTCCACTCGGGCTAGTGTTTTAAGAGACTGTGTAGGAGTTCTCAAAGGTCCTGGGATTATGCTGGTAGGTAGACAAAACCAGCTGCTCTCCCTGAAAGCATGAGGGCTGGTCAGCCagagaactagaggcttttcttCCAGTTAGACaaaatgtgattgtgtgtgtgtgtgtgtgtgtgtgtgtgtgtgtgtgtgtgtgtgtgagagagagagagagagaggagagagagggagagagagtcctCTGGACACTGGCCCCAGCAACTTATCTACATCACCAGGCAACAGTTACCATGGTTACGGGTACAGGTTGTGCCTGAGAGCTTCTGGAAGGGGATTAAGGCAGAATCCTACAGGGTTACCTGGAAGTCATGTGTCGTCAGCCAGAGGAGGTGCAGAGAGCTCTGCTTTTAGCCAGGTAGACATAGACTGTGATCCAGTGCAGACGCGGTGGAGCCGTGTGCACTTGGGCAAGCTCTTACGAGATGGGAGAATGGGAACAGGCCATGCCAGGCACCATCCTAAGTAAGCAAAGCTCACTGAGCTCACTGTTGCTTGGCTGACGAGGCAGGGACGGACGGGAGACACCGATGGGAGGAGGGAATTAATAACTTGCCCGAGGCTGCCCACGTTCTTGGCACATGAGAGTAATAAATAGTGTGTAGCTCCCTTCCCCCAAGGTGCCACGCAGCTCCGCAGTGCCAAGGGGGGCCAGAACCCAAGCATATCTAGTTTAAACCTGCCATGCTATAGGTGAAGAGGCCGAGGTCCTGAGAAGATGGCGCatttcctacaatccttccccgTTGAGTAAGGCCAAGTCAGAGCTAGTGTGAGGTCTCTTGATGCCACACTTGGATCTTCTCTGGTCTTTCCTCTGCGTCTCCTTCATTCTGTCACCATTCCCTGGAAAGAGGTGGCGGTGTCAGCTGTGGGAGGATTAAGCTTAGCAAGGGGTTGGCCTTTGAGGGGCAGAGGACAGACTAGGGTGAGCCGCCGCTCACAAATGGCTCcctttgtttctcctttctgCCCAGGAATATCTGAAGGGTCTGTGCAACCCAGAGCTGTGGAAGGAGGTCCGCTATCCACCGGTCCTGCACTGCGCCTTCCTTGGGGCACAAGGCTTGTTCCTGGACTGCCTCTGCTGGAGTACTCTGGCTTACCTGGTGCCTGGTCCCCCTGGCTCCCTGATGGTGGGTGGGCTGACTGAGTCTTTCACCATGACACAGAACTGGCTGGAGGAGCTGGTGGCCCGGCTGTGCTGGGGGTCTGTCCCTATGGTCACCCCCCGGGGGGGTTGGGAGACAGAGGTGACCCGGGCTTTTGGGGCCCTGGTGTGGATCCGTGGTGACAAGTATGCGGGAGACCTGCTGCAGCTTCCCCCCTCGGTCCAGGAGCTGCTCCTCCGCCTGGTCCGAGATGCCGCTGGCAAGGAAGACATCATCGAGTGGCTGGGCCGCTCTGGCATCTCCAGTACCTGCTCCATCCCAGAGGTGCTGATCTCCCCTGCCCAGCAGCAGAAGGAAGGCTCATCCCTGGTGACCATAGGAGAGAGCCCTGAACCCTTCCTAGAGATAGGAACCTTCAATCAGgcttcagaaaattcaaagaggTTAACTAGTGTGGGAGCGGCTGGATCCCTGATGCCAGCCCGGAGCACTGAGCTGGAGACAGAATGCCAGCTAGTACAGTAAGTACTGGAGCATGGGTCTTCTCCACCCCTGTCCCTACTCATGATCCCAAGGAAATAGGAACCAAACTACCTTTCTCACCTTTTCAACAAACTTGGCCTTTTTCCAGGATCCGTTCCAACAAGCAAGGTGAGGTGAACCGTGCTCAAGAGGAAGGGCCCATTGTGCAGGTCATCAGCAGCCAGGTCTCCGCAAATCCCACACAAGCCCTCTTGCCGCGAAGTCAGGTACAGAGGATGGAAGATAGAAGAATCTCATTGCAGTCACCAGTGTCAGCTTTGAGTGTGTGTCCATCCTGGAAGCCCCAGGCCCCGAGGCCAGCCTTTGGGCTGTTGTGGCCAGGGACCATTGCAGCGACTTTCAGGAAGATCAATGAGCTACATTCCCTTCACCTGGCCTGGCTCCTATCCCAGGCTTGCTTCAGTTTGCCGTTCTGGCAGAGACCCATGGGCCCCATTCAGCTGAGGCTGCCAGGACAGAGTCCTTTGCCCTTAAACCTGGAGTGGAAACCGAAAGAGCTGACTCCTCTTCCCAGTATAGAAAACCAGCCTTGTAGAGAAGATGGGGAGCTAGGAAAGGAGACAGCCCTAGAGCATAACCCGAGGCCAGAGGACCCCCCAGAAGCCGTCTGTTTATCGGTGGTGCCAGCGGATCGTGCCGTCAAAGAGGGTGTTCCACAAGCAGGGCCATCCTTGACATCTATACCCCAGGATGCAGTCGAGCAGGAAGATCAAAGAAGTGTGCCGTCGGATTGTAGAGGTCCAGAGAAGTTGTCCTCTTCAGCACTGCCCACCGAGCAGAGGGGACCCGCAGCTCAAGAGAGGCCAGTGGCTCGTGCGGGGATGACAGGCCAGTCAGCACCCAAAGCTCCAACCGTGTCTGAAACTCTTGAAATGCCCGTGGCTACAGCAGTGTCCAAAGCTGAACACCCACCCGCCGAGGAAGGGCTGCCTGCTGCTCCCAAAGGGCCTCCAGCCCTAAAGAAGTCAGCAGTGTACGCAGAGCCTCCGGCTCCCACAGTGCCTCCAGCTCCACCAATATCAGCAGTTCCTGTGGCACCCACTGCCCAAAAACCAACGGAGGGTCAACCAGCAGCTCCCGTGGCGCTCACAGCCCAACATGCAGCAGCGGATCAACCAGCAGCTCCTGTGGCGCCCACAGCCCAAaaagcagcggcagcggcgggtCAACCAGGAGCTCCTGCGGCACCCACAGCCCAAAAAGCAGCGGTGGGTCAACCAGCAGCTCCTGCGGCACCCACAGCCCAAAAAGCAGCGGCGGTGGGTCATCCAGCAGCTCCTGCGGCATCCATAGCTCCCAAAGCAGCAGCGGATCATCCAGCAGCTCCTGTGGCGCCCACAGCCCAAaaagcagcggcggcggcgggtcAACCAGCAGCTCGTGTGGcacccacagctccccagatTCCTACAGCTCAGAACATGCCTTCAGTCAAAACCCCTGCAGGTCCCCAAATCCCCAAAGTTCAAACTGGAAATGCTGCTAAAGCAGGTTCTGCGACTCCCAACACACCCTCGACCACCAAAGCACCCGGAGCTTCTAAAGCCTCCGGAGCATCTAAAAAGTCTGCAGCCCAGACGGGGCCCACGGTTGCAGGACCGGCCTCGGATGCAGTCAAACTCCCGAGTGAGGCCCAGGCTTCAAACAGTAGAGCTGCCACGCCGCCGAAGGGCCAGGGAAAGGCTGGGAGGCAGGCGCTGCAGGCCAGTAGCCCCGTGGCCTCCAGAAATAAACATCAATTCCTGAAGGAAGGAATTCTTGGGGCTTGGGAGGAAGCCCAGAGGCAGTCACCTCACCACCCACAGGCCAGCAGCACAGTGACCAGCTTCCAGAGGTACCACGAGGCCTTGGACACACCCTTCGAGTTGAACTTGTCCGAGGAGCCTGGGAATCCGGGGCTGCGGAGAGTGGTCATCGACGGTAGCAGCGTGGCCATGGTGTGAGTAGCCAAGGACTGGGTGTGCAgggttgggggtaggggtgggggtgtgtgtgtggagctggGCAGGTATTCCTCCCTGACCTCATATGGGTAACAAAAGATGAGGGAACTGGCATGTATTGAATGGCTACCGCATGGCAAGGCGTGTGCGCAGTGAGGCTGCAGGCCAGGTGTGGCGGCGCATccacatttaatcccagtgttcgggaggcagaggcaggaggatttctttgagttccagaccagccttgtctacatagtaagctccaTTCAGGACAACTAGGActtcatagagagaccttgtctcggggcgggggggggggggatgccaggaagtggatgggggagggtatTGCTGGCATCCTTGGCACTCTTGGGACATTACCTGCTTGGGCCCCCAGTGTGAGGGGATGAGTGGTGAGGCGTGGCCTTCTAGAAGGAGTTCCTTCTCTTCCACCGCCCCACAGGCACGGCCTCCAGCACTTCTTCTCTTGTCGGGGCATCGCCATGGCGGTGCAGTATTTCTGGAATCGAGGACACCGAGAGGTCACCGTGTTTGTGCCCACCTGGCAGCTGAAGAAGACCCGGAGGGTGAGAGGTAAGGTGCCCGCAGCTGCCAGCCCTTCCAGCACCACCGGGCTTTTCTCCGCCTTGTCTTTTTGCTCTGTtcttccacccctccccccctgGCCCATTCTCACTCAGCCCTCCCGCTGACTCTGTGTTCTGTCCCCCCCAGAGAGCCACTTTCTGACGCAGCTCCACGCACTCAAGATGCTTTCAATCACTCCCTCCCAGCTGGAAAATGGCAAGAAGATCACCACCTATGATTACAGGTGCGCCATGCCCCAGGTCCCTCTGTGGGGCTCGGGGTGGTCTCGGATGCTGTCCCGTCTCATCTTCTCAGGGGGGAAATGGAGGCAAATGCCATGTCCGAGAGGAGGTATTGGCGCACAAATGAGATGGCTGAAGGTTGGCTCTTCCCAAGCACAAGGTCGCCGACATCTTTGGAACTCTGGTGCTGTGCTTTCCTCCAGCATGGCCTGTGGGCCCAGGCTCATCGCCTTGGATAGGATGAGCCTCATCCTTCAAATTAGTGGCAGTGGTACCCTAGGCTTTCTGGCGCCAGTTTGGGTTAAAGTTCATATCTCAAGGAATGCCTTCAATCTTCCCTCCCCAAGCTCGGATGCTGGGAGGCGGTGTATGTGACCGCATGTAGATGGATCCTAGGGCAAGGCTCTGGAAATGCGGTTAGATGGACCTGGTTTGCCTAAACATTGACATCCCCTCAGCATTCATTGTCTAGCATGGCTATAGCACTGTTGTGTGTAGGGGAGTCTGTGACCCTGCCTGACCTAGGGCAGGTGAGCAAGGCCCTGCCATAGTCCTAGGCCAGATGCTCAGCTGACTGTTTTTGGCTTCACTTGGGCACCTCGAATGCTGGGTGGGGAGAGGTTCTGTTTCTTCCCTGTGTTCCCCACAATCTACCCAGCCTTCAAGGTTGTGAAGGGCTGGGCAGGGCCGCTCCAGCCTCCCAAGCTTCCAGAGCTGagtcctgggtgagtttgttaaATCCTCCAAATCCAGCAAGGCAAAGGTTTAAGGGGAAATGGCTTTTTTTGTAGAAGAGCCCTCTGCTGGGCACTTGGGGAACAGCATGTGAACATTCCAGGGAATGCTGAGAAGGAGGTAGGTAGCTCTTTTTCCTGGTCACAGCCCTCCTTAGAAGGAGAGTGATCCTCAGAAGAATGGATTTGTTTATTAAGTCACGTGATTTTATGTGTTAGTATATATGTGGATGTACACGTTGGCACAAATGTGAGTATTGTGCTTTGATGAAGAATATTGTGCGCTGTGTGCTAGGCGCTGAATTAGACACGTAAGCATCACCTTGGTTTAATTATTGCAGCAATATGGGGTGGGTATTTTATCTACAGTTTACAGATGCAGAAATGGGAGCAGAAAATACCTGTGCGTGAATGCAAACCAGAGGATGGGTTCTGTGTTGCGTGAGCCTGTGTGTTTGGGAGGGGTGTGTGCTTGTATACACGCTTGGGGGTCTGTGCAACCAGGTACACCTTCTGGGGAATGCTGGGATCCCAGATGGCCACATGGAAGAGAGGATATGCTGTAGAGCCTTGTCTTGATTACAGAGGGTCGAGTCTCTGTCTGGCCCACTGGGGAGCTCTAGCTCATTTTCCAGAGGGTCCAGAAAGTGAGAGGGTAGTTCCTAGATGGTTAGTGATTTCCTTTTCCCTCGCAGGTTCATGGTAAAGCTGGCAGAGGAGACAGACGGAATCATCCTCACTAACGAGCAGATTCACATCCTAATGAATAATTCCAAGAAAGTGATGATCAGAGATCGGTGAGACATTCCTTGGGACTTGTGCCCCTATTTCTCAGTGATGTCAGGCAGCCCGTGGCAGAAAGAGATGCTGGGCCAGGAAGAGGAGCCTTAGGACAGGGCTCTCCAGTACCTGCTGGTAAATGGGGAGTCTCGGCCCCTGTGGAGGCGATAGAGTGTGGCTGAATCTTGGGCTCAACAATGTTCTTGCCCCTTTCTCTTGTGGGTCTAGCCTGCTGCCCTTCACCTTTGCGGGGAATCTCTTCATGGTACCAGATGACCCCCTGGGCCGTGATGGCCCCACCTTGGATGAATTCCTGAAGAAGCCGAACAGGTAATTTCTCAGGTCTTCTCTACCTCCCAGACGTTCCCGGGACTGACCAGAAGCTCCTCTCGGTGTTAGCCAACATTTATCTAGCAAACAGAGTGGTTGGACcgttttatatctttatatatctGCCACATTTTGATGCTTCTACCCACTATTCATATTATGATTTTAACATTTCACACACacctttttatgtattttgccACAACTGGCATTTGTGCTTAATCTTTTCTTGCTGTCTTCAGACCTACACCGTGCAAATTCGTGTGGTGCACTGTTGCAGCCAGGTAGCATTCCACTCCATGCAGAAGAATCTCTTCTCTGTCTGGGGCCATTTGAGTGTTTTTGCTTTATGCTCCTGGTGATGTGtgacagcaactttttttttctttcgttgTGTCCAAGAGAGTTATGTGTACACACGTGCTGTCATGTTCATTATCTCCGTTGGTCCTTGCAATCTGAGTTAGATGGAAATGACCATATTCCTCATTTCGTAGACGAGGAATCGGAGGCTCAAGTGACCTTTTCAAGGTCATTTTGGCGGAACTGGTTTGTAGCATCTCGGATCCTCTGGCTTCTATGTGCCTTGGGCCACATTTGCTGTCCCCCTGCCCCCAGTGTTCTGAGACCTTCGGGGGAACGTGGTTGGGACCTGTGGACAGGGCAGTGCTTCCTAGGCCACctctccacacacccccacccccagttcatCAGTTTGTTTCCTACCCGCCATTTCATCAGTGTGTGGAAATGAAGCCGAGGTTTCTCCATTGTGTGCCAGGCCTCCTCTCCAGGGTTGACCTTCCCCTGGAAGGTTCATCCTGGGGTAAGAGCGGAAGCTGCCAGTCATCTCTTATCAAGCCATTGACTCAAAAACTAATTTAAATGTTTCACGGTCTTAGTCTATGTAGCTTTGTCACCTGtcgttgtgataaaataccctggaaAAAGCAACTTAATGAGAAAGGTTCACACTGTGGGGAGTCACAGGGGCAGGAGCTTGGGAAGAACTGGTCACGTCGTGTCTGCAGTCGGAAGAGAGCAATGGATGTGTGCTAgttagtgctcagctcactttgtcCGCTTGGCACAGTCTAGGAGCCTCTGCCtaggggatggcaccacccaggGTGGGAGGGTCATCAAGATGATCCCTCGCAGATCTGCCTCCAGGCTACCCGATCCACACAGCCCTTCACTGAGCCTGCCTTCTTAGTTGATTCTCGATTGTGCCAAGCTGGCGATTCAAAGTGACCATCACAGTCAGTAAGATTTTGGTTTGATAAACTTTCAAAGCACAGAAGAATCCTTGTTGAAGTTCTAGCACATGTTAAGCTGGAGAGCAAGTAGTTATGGGCTGGCTCCTGGCTGATCCCTGCCATGTACGAAGGACTCCTAGGAGTGAGGTGGGTTTCTGTGGGGGGACCACACATGTGGCTTTCCCCACGGATAatctgtgggggtggggctgcccCCTCTCCTTCTTAATAGGTTGGACATGGACATCGGCAATTTCTTGAAGGTGTGGAAGACCCTTCCTCCCAGCTCAGCCAGTATCTCAGAGCTGAGTGACGATGCTGATCCTGAGCCGTTGGTGGCTCCCCAGAATGGGGAAGCCgtcagggagaagagggaggaaagccTGGACGAGGAGCTGATGGAGGAGCCAGAACTATCAAAGCCTGAGGAGCAAGATGACCACGGCTCTTCCCTGGTGTCGGCGTTTGGAGTCGAATGCCTTGCCTTTCCTGAGGAAATCCTCCGGTCTCTCAGCCTGCATGACCCCTCTGAGGGGGCTTTAGACATTGACCTTCTGCCAGTGGTATCCTCCCCCTACCTGGATGTCCCCTGGGATGGAAAGGCTCCCTCTCAACAAGTTCTCGCCCAGCTTGCTCAGCTCACCATCCCTAGCAACTTCACCGCCCTGTCTTTTTTTATGGGCTTTATGGATTCCCACCGGGATGCGATTCCTGACTATGAAGCCCTCGTGGGTCCCCTGCACAGCCTCTTCAAGCAGAAGCCAGactggcagtggaaccaggagCACGAGAAGGCCTTCCTGGCCCTGAAACGGGCCTTAGTGTCCGCCCTCTGCCTGTCAACCCCCAACTCCCTTCTGCCCTTCTACCTGGAAGTGACCGTCAGCCAGGTGTCGCTGACGGCCATCCTGCAGCAGGAACACTCTGGAAGGAAGCACTCCATCGCTTATACTTCGAAACCTCTCCTCCCCGATGAGGACAGTGAGGGTCCTCAGTCAGGCGGGGACAGCCCCTATGCTGTGGCCTGGGCCCTCAAACACTTCTCCCAGTGCATTGGAGACAACCCAGTGGTTCTGCGTCTTTCCTATGCCGCCCGGACCACGGCGGACAACGAGGCGTGGGAAAGCCGTCGGGTTTCCAAAGCCTGGTTGATTCGCTGGTCTCTCTTGGTGCAGGACAAAGGCAAGCGGGAATTGGAATTGGCCCTTCTCCAGGGCCTGCTGGGGGAAAACCAGCTGCTGACACCGGCTGCCTCTATGCCTCGCGTtttccagcttctgcctcctttgACTGACCTGTCTACTTTTATCTGCATCCATATATCTGGCTATTGCTTCTACCGTGACGACGAGCTGTGTGCTGGCTTTGGTCTCTACATCTTGTCTCCCACCAGCCCCCCGGTCTCGCTCACCTTTTCCTGTTCCCCTTATACACTCACCTATGCCCACCTGGCAGCTGTGGCCTGTGGCCTAGAGCGCTTTGGCCAGGCCCACCAGCCGGTGGTTTTCCTCACCCACTGCAACTGGATCTTCAGCGTCCTCTGGGAGCTCCTGCCACTCTGGAAAGCCCGGGGCTTCCTCTCATCCGACGGGGCTTCGCTACCTCATCCAAGCTTGCTCTCCTATATTCTGTCTCTCACTTCCGGCTTCTCGTCCCTTCCCTTTATCTACCGCACCTCTTACCGGGGCTCTCTATTTGCTGTGACAGTGGATAATTTGGCCAAGCAGGGTGCCCAAGggggcaggcagtggtgggatTTGCCGAAGGATGTGCCAGCACCCATGGTGACCCCCCATACTAAAGGCAGGAAGCCTAACTTGCTGACCTTACAGCTGAGTGACGGCACCTTGGCTGATGTCATCACCAAGCTGCAGACGGGGCAGAAATTGCCCGGGTCGTCGCCGTTCAGTTCCGCCTTTCATTCCCTCAGCCTCGACAAAGACACTGGCCTGCTTATGTTCAAGGGGGAAAAACATCCCAGGGTCTGGGTAGTCCCAAGGCAACTTCGGAGGGAGCTGATTTTTTCTGTGCATGACATCCCCTTGGGGGGGCACCAGAGGCTGGAGGAGACTTACAGGAAGTTGCGGTTGCTGGGATGGTGGCCTGGGATCAAGGAGCATGTGAGGGATTATTGCAGGAGCTGTTTGTTTTGCATTCCCCGTAATCTCGTAGGTGGTGAGTTGAAAGTAATTGAGTCTCCGTTGCCTCTCAGGTCAACGGCTCCCTGGTCAAGTCTGCAGATCGAGGTGGTGGGTCCGGTCACTGCGAGTGAGGAGGGTCATAAGCACGTGCTCATTGTGGCAGATGCCAATACCCGGTGGGTGGAGGCGTTCCCTCTGAAGCCCTATACGCACATGGCTGTGGCCCAGGTGCTACTGCAGCACGTGTTTGCGAGATGGGGTGTGCCCCTAAGGCTGGAGGCAGCCCAAGGTCCCCAGTTTGCCCGGCATGTCCTGGTGAGCTGTGGGCTGGCCCTGGGAGCCCAGGTGACCACGCTGAGTAGGGCCCTCCAGTTCCCCTGTTTGATGAGTTCAGAGGCCTACTGGGAATTCAAGAGGGCCCTGAAGGAGTTCATCTTCCTGCATGGCAAAAAGTGGGCAAGCTCCCTTCCCTTACTGCACCTGGCCTTTAGGGCCTCCACCCCAGATGCCACCCCATACCAGGTCCTGACTGGGGACGAGATGAGGCTGACGGAGCCCTTGTGGTGGGAGCTGAGCAGTGCAAACATTGAAGGGCTCAAGATGGATGCTTTCTTGCTGCGGCTGATGCGGGAGCTCTTGGACCTCCACTGGCGGGTGGCGGAAAAAGCGAGTGAAAAAGCTGAGAACAGACGTCTCAAGAGGGAGACCCAGGAGAAGGAGTGGAATGTGGGTGACCAGGTCCTCTTGTTGTCTCTCCCCAAGAATGGCAGCAGTGCCAAGTGGGTGGGTCCCTTCTATATCGGGGACCGGTTGAGCCTATCCCTCTACCGGGTGTGGGGTTTCCCGACCCCAGAGAAGCTGGGGTGTGTCTATCCTAGCAGTCTAATGAAGGGCTTTGTCAACAGTGACACAGC
The nucleotide sequence above comes from Peromyscus maniculatus bairdii isolate BWxNUB_F1_BW_parent chromosome 9, HU_Pman_BW_mat_3.1, whole genome shotgun sequence. Encoded proteins:
- the Nynrin gene encoding protein NYNRIN isoform X2; the protein is MLLSGGRPPAQEWFMVQSESKPRVHRQRLQVQRIFRVKVNAFQSRPDTPYFWLRLEGPQENTGKAKEYLKGLCNPELWKEVRYPPVLHCAFLGAQGLFLDCLCWSTLAYLVPGPPGSLMVGGLTESFTMTQNWLEELVARLCWGSVPMVTPRGGWETEVTRAFGALVWIRGDKYAGDLLQLPPSVQELLLRLVRDAAGKEDIIEWLGRSGISSTCSIPEVLISPAQQQKEGSSLVTIGESPEPFLEIGTFNQASENSKRLTSVGAAGSLMPARSTELETECQLVQIRSNKQGEVNRAQEEGPIVQVISSQVSANPTQALLPRSQVQRMEDRRISLQSPVSALSVCPSWKPQAPRPAFGLLWPGTIAATFRKINELHSLHLAWLLSQACFSLPFWQRPMGPIQLRLPGQSPLPLNLEWKPKELTPLPSIENQPCREDGELGKETALEHNPRPEDPPEAVCLSVVPADRAVKEGVPQAGPSLTSIPQDAVEQEDQRSVPSDCRGPEKLSSSALPTEQRGPAAQERPVARAGMTGQSAPKAPTVSETLEMPVATAVSKAEHPPAEEGLPAAPKGPPALKKSAVYAEPPAPTVPPAPPISAVPVAPTAQKPTEGQPAAPVALTAQHAAADQPAAPVAPTAQKAAAAAGQPGAPAAPTAQKAAVGQPAAPAAPTAQKAAAVGHPAAPAASIAPKAAADHPAAPVAPTAQKAAAAAGQPAARVAPTAPQIPTAQNMPSVKTPAGPQIPKVQTGNAAKAGSATPNTPSTTKAPGASKASGASKKSAAQTGPTVAGPASDAVKLPSEAQASNSRAATPPKGQGKAGRQALQASSPVASRNKHQFLKEGILGAWEEAQRQSPHHPQASSTVTSFQRYHEALDTPFELNLSEEPGNPGLRRVVIDGSSVAMVHGLQHFFSCRGIAMAVQYFWNRGHREVTVFVPTWQLKKTRRVRESHFLTQLHALKMLSITPSQLENGKKITTYDYRFMVKLAEETDGIILTNEQIHILMNNSKKVMIRDRLLPFTFAGNLFMVPDDPLGRDGPTLDEFLKKPNRLDMDIGNFLKVWKTLPPSSASISELSDDADPEPLVAPQNGEAVREKREESLDEELMEEPELSKPEEQDDHGSSLVSAFGVECLAFPEEILRSLSLHDPSEGALDIDLLPVVSSPYLDVPWDGKAPSQQVLAQLAQLTIPSNFTALSFFMGFMDSHRDAIPDYEALVGPLHSLFKQKPDWQWNQEHEKAFLALKRALVSALCLSTPNSLLPFYLEVTVSQVSLTAILQQEHSGRKHSIAYTSKPLLPDEDSEGPQSGGDSPYAVAWALKHFSQCIGDNPVVLRLSYAARTTADNEAWESRRVSKAWLIRWSLLVQDKGKRELELALLQGLLGENQLLTPAASMPRVFQLLPPLTDLSTFICIHISGYCFYRDDELCAGFGLYILSPTSPPVSLTFSCSPYTLTYAHLAAVACGLERFGQAHQPVVFLTHCNWIFSVLWELLPLWKARGFLSSDGASLPHPSLLSYILSLTSGFSSLPFIYRTSYRGSLFAVTVDNLAKQGAQGGRQWWDLPKDVPAPMVTPHTKGRKPNLLTLQLSDGTLADVITKLQTGQKLPGSSPFSSAFHSLSLDKDTGLLMFKGEKHPRVWVVPRQLRRELIFSVHDIPLGGHQRLEETYRKLRLLGWWPGIKEHVRDYCRSCLFCIPRNLVGGELKVIESPLPLRSTAPWSSLQIEVVGPVTASEEGHKHVLIVADANTRWVEAFPLKPYTHMAVAQVLLQHVFARWGVPLRLEAAQGPQFARHVLVSCGLALGAQVTTLSRALQFPCLMSSEAYWEFKRALKEFIFLHGKKWASSLPLLHLAFRASTPDATPYQVLTGDEMRLTEPLWWELSSANIEGLKMDAFLLRLMRELLDLHWRVAEKASEKAENRRLKRETQEKEWNVGDQVLLLSLPKNGSSAKWVGPFYIGDRLSLSLYRVWGFPTPEKLGCVYPSSLMKGFVNSDTALPLNVPLNDLEQ